The Glycine soja cultivar W05 chromosome 3, ASM419377v2, whole genome shotgun sequence genome window below encodes:
- the LOC114406307 gene encoding BTB/POZ domain-containing protein At5g48800-like isoform X1, translating into MDRTTDKQQQLSLAKGTRQRYNEWIFRDVPSDITIEVNGGTFSLHKFPLVSRSGRIRRLVAEHRDSDISRVELLNLPGGAECFELAAKFCYGINFEITSTNVAQLCCVSDYLEMTEDFSKDNLGSRAEEYLDSIVCKNLEMCVEVLQQCESLLPLADALKVVSRCIDAIASKACAEQIASSFSRLEYSSSGRLHMSRQAKCDGDWWIEDLSVLRIDMYQRVITAMKCRGVRPESIGASLVNYAQKELTKKSSLWNPSSQTNVDSNSTLHEKLVVETIVSLLPVEKLAVPINFLFGLLRSAMMLDCTIASRLDMERRIGSQLDVATLDDILIPSFRHAGDTLFDVDTVHRILVNFCQQDDSEEEPEDASVFESDSPISPSQTALVKVSKLMDNYLAEIAPDANLKLSKFMVIAETLPAHARTIHDGLYRAIDIYLKAHQGLTDLDKKKLCKLIDFQKLSQEAGAHAAQNERLPVQSIVQVLYFEQLRLRNSLSCSYGEDDPKPIHQSWRISSGALSAAMSPRDNYASLRRENRELKLELARLRMRLNDLEREHVCMKRDMAKSGSRKFMSSFSKKIGKLSLFGHNSSRGSSSPSRNSQRTDSKVIERTCASTE; encoded by the exons ATGGACCGTACTACTGACAAGCAGCAGCAGTTATCCTTGGCCAAGGGTACAAGGCAGAGATACAATGAATG GATTTTTCGTGATGTACCAAGTGATATAACTATAGAAGTAAATGGAGGAACATTTTCATTGCACAAG TTTCCTCTCGTCTCCAGAAGTGGGAGAATAAGGAGGTTAGTTGCAGAACACAGGGATTCTGATATCTCAAGAGTTGAGCTTCTAAATCTACCAGGAGGTGCTGAATGCTTTGAGTTGGCAGCCAAATTTTGTTATGGCATTAACTTTGAGATCACATCCACAAATGTTGCTCAGCTATGTTGTGTCTCTGATTACCTTGAAATGACTGAAGACTTTTCAAAAGATAATCTTGGATCACGTGCCGAGGAATATCTTGATAGTATAGTTTGCAAGAATCTTGAAATGTGTGTTGAAGTCTTGCAACAATGTGAGAGCCTGCTTCCTCTTGCTGATGCGCTAAAAGTAGTTAGCCGCTGCATTGATGCAATAGCTTCAAAAGCATGTGCAGAGCAAATAGCTTCTAGTTTTTCAAGATTAGAGTATAGCAGCTCAGGAAGGTTACACATGAGTAGGCAAGCCAAATGTGATGGTGACTGGTGGATAGAAGATCTTTCTGTTCTGAGAATTGATATGTATCAAAGAGTCATAACAGCCATGAAATGTCGTGGGGTTCGGCCTGAGAGCATTGGTGCATCCCTGGTGAACTATGCACAAAAAGAATTAACAAAGAAATCCAGCTTGTGGAATCCATCTAGCCAGACTAATGTTGATTCAAATTCCACATTGCATGAAAAGCTTGTGGTTGAGACCATTGTTAGCCTTTTGCCTGTTGAGAAATTAGCTGTTCCAATCAATTTCCTTTTTGGACTTCTGCGAAGTGCAATGATGCTTGATTGTACAATTGCTTCTAGGCTTGACATGGAAAGAAGGATTGGATCACAGCTAGATGTTGCCACTCTTGATGACATTTTGATACCATCTTTCAGGCATGCAGGTGATACCTTATTTGATGTTGACACAGTTCATAGAATTTTGGTAAACTTCTGTCAGCAGGATGATAGTGAAGAAGAACCAGAAGATGCTTCTGTTTTTGAATCCGACAGCCCTATTTCACCCTCTCAAACTGCACTAGTTAAAGTGTCAAAACTAATGGACAACTACCTTGCTGAAATTGCCCCTGATGCAAATCTAAAACTTTCCAAGTTTATGGTCATTGCAGAAACCCTACCCGCACATGCACGCACGATTCATGATGGGTTATATCGAGCAATTGATATTTACTTAAAG GCTCATCAAGGATTGACAGATTTGGACAAGAAGAAACTATGCAAATTGATTGATTTTCAAAAGCTTTCTCAAGAAGCTGGAGCACATGCTGCACAAAATGAGCGCCTTCCTGTCCAATCAATAGTGCAAGTTCTATATTTTGAACAACTAAGACTTAGAAATTCTTTGTCATGCTCCTACGGGGAAGATGACCCCAAGCCAATACACCAGTCATGGCGCATAAGTAGCGGTGCACTAAGTGCAGCAATGTCTCCACGAGACAACTATGCATCATTGAGACGCGAAAACCGTGAGCTTAAACTTGAATTGGCTCGACTAAGAATGAGACTAAATGATCTGGAGAGGGAGCATGTTTGCATGAAGAGGGATATGGCCAAGTCTGGATCACGTAAATTTATGAGTTCTTTCTCCAAAAAAATTGGTAAACTTAGTCTTTTTGGACATAATTCTTCAAGAGGATCAAGTTCTCCATCCAGGAACTCTCAAAGAACAGATTCAAAGGTGATTGAGAGAACCTGTGCTAGCACAGAGTAG
- the LOC114406307 gene encoding BTB/POZ domain-containing protein At5g48800-like isoform X2, whose protein sequence is MINESSCLLLCAWIFRDVPSDITIEVNGGTFSLHKFPLVSRSGRIRRLVAEHRDSDISRVELLNLPGGAECFELAAKFCYGINFEITSTNVAQLCCVSDYLEMTEDFSKDNLGSRAEEYLDSIVCKNLEMCVEVLQQCESLLPLADALKVVSRCIDAIASKACAEQIASSFSRLEYSSSGRLHMSRQAKCDGDWWIEDLSVLRIDMYQRVITAMKCRGVRPESIGASLVNYAQKELTKKSSLWNPSSQTNVDSNSTLHEKLVVETIVSLLPVEKLAVPINFLFGLLRSAMMLDCTIASRLDMERRIGSQLDVATLDDILIPSFRHAGDTLFDVDTVHRILVNFCQQDDSEEEPEDASVFESDSPISPSQTALVKVSKLMDNYLAEIAPDANLKLSKFMVIAETLPAHARTIHDGLYRAIDIYLKAHQGLTDLDKKKLCKLIDFQKLSQEAGAHAAQNERLPVQSIVQVLYFEQLRLRNSLSCSYGEDDPKPIHQSWRISSGALSAAMSPRDNYASLRRENRELKLELARLRMRLNDLEREHVCMKRDMAKSGSRKFMSSFSKKIGKLSLFGHNSSRGSSSPSRNSQRTDSKVIERTCASTE, encoded by the exons ATG ATCAATGAATCATCATGCCTTCTGCTTTGTGCATG GATTTTTCGTGATGTACCAAGTGATATAACTATAGAAGTAAATGGAGGAACATTTTCATTGCACAAG TTTCCTCTCGTCTCCAGAAGTGGGAGAATAAGGAGGTTAGTTGCAGAACACAGGGATTCTGATATCTCAAGAGTTGAGCTTCTAAATCTACCAGGAGGTGCTGAATGCTTTGAGTTGGCAGCCAAATTTTGTTATGGCATTAACTTTGAGATCACATCCACAAATGTTGCTCAGCTATGTTGTGTCTCTGATTACCTTGAAATGACTGAAGACTTTTCAAAAGATAATCTTGGATCACGTGCCGAGGAATATCTTGATAGTATAGTTTGCAAGAATCTTGAAATGTGTGTTGAAGTCTTGCAACAATGTGAGAGCCTGCTTCCTCTTGCTGATGCGCTAAAAGTAGTTAGCCGCTGCATTGATGCAATAGCTTCAAAAGCATGTGCAGAGCAAATAGCTTCTAGTTTTTCAAGATTAGAGTATAGCAGCTCAGGAAGGTTACACATGAGTAGGCAAGCCAAATGTGATGGTGACTGGTGGATAGAAGATCTTTCTGTTCTGAGAATTGATATGTATCAAAGAGTCATAACAGCCATGAAATGTCGTGGGGTTCGGCCTGAGAGCATTGGTGCATCCCTGGTGAACTATGCACAAAAAGAATTAACAAAGAAATCCAGCTTGTGGAATCCATCTAGCCAGACTAATGTTGATTCAAATTCCACATTGCATGAAAAGCTTGTGGTTGAGACCATTGTTAGCCTTTTGCCTGTTGAGAAATTAGCTGTTCCAATCAATTTCCTTTTTGGACTTCTGCGAAGTGCAATGATGCTTGATTGTACAATTGCTTCTAGGCTTGACATGGAAAGAAGGATTGGATCACAGCTAGATGTTGCCACTCTTGATGACATTTTGATACCATCTTTCAGGCATGCAGGTGATACCTTATTTGATGTTGACACAGTTCATAGAATTTTGGTAAACTTCTGTCAGCAGGATGATAGTGAAGAAGAACCAGAAGATGCTTCTGTTTTTGAATCCGACAGCCCTATTTCACCCTCTCAAACTGCACTAGTTAAAGTGTCAAAACTAATGGACAACTACCTTGCTGAAATTGCCCCTGATGCAAATCTAAAACTTTCCAAGTTTATGGTCATTGCAGAAACCCTACCCGCACATGCACGCACGATTCATGATGGGTTATATCGAGCAATTGATATTTACTTAAAG GCTCATCAAGGATTGACAGATTTGGACAAGAAGAAACTATGCAAATTGATTGATTTTCAAAAGCTTTCTCAAGAAGCTGGAGCACATGCTGCACAAAATGAGCGCCTTCCTGTCCAATCAATAGTGCAAGTTCTATATTTTGAACAACTAAGACTTAGAAATTCTTTGTCATGCTCCTACGGGGAAGATGACCCCAAGCCAATACACCAGTCATGGCGCATAAGTAGCGGTGCACTAAGTGCAGCAATGTCTCCACGAGACAACTATGCATCATTGAGACGCGAAAACCGTGAGCTTAAACTTGAATTGGCTCGACTAAGAATGAGACTAAATGATCTGGAGAGGGAGCATGTTTGCATGAAGAGGGATATGGCCAAGTCTGGATCACGTAAATTTATGAGTTCTTTCTCCAAAAAAATTGGTAAACTTAGTCTTTTTGGACATAATTCTTCAAGAGGATCAAGTTCTCCATCCAGGAACTCTCAAAGAACAGATTCAAAGGTGATTGAGAGAACCTGTGCTAGCACAGAGTAG